The following are encoded together in the Prionailurus viverrinus isolate Anna chromosome B3, UM_Priviv_1.0, whole genome shotgun sequence genome:
- the ZFP36L1 gene encoding mRNA decay activator protein ZFP36L1, with translation MTTTLVSATIFDLSEVLCKGNKMLNYSTPSAGGCLLDRKAVGTPAGGGFPRRHSVTLPSSKFHQNQLLSSLKGEPAPALSSRDSRFRDRSFSEGGERLLPTQKQPGSGQVNSSRYKTELCRPFEENGACKYGDKCQFAHGIHELRSLTRHPKYKTELCRTFHTIGFCPYGPRCHFIHNAEERRALAGARDLSADRPRLQHSFSFAGFPSAAATAAATGLLDSPTSITPPPILSADDLLGSPTLPDGTNNPFAFSSQELANLFAPSMGLPGGGSPTTFLFRPMSESPHMFDSPPSPQDSLSDQEGYLSSSSSSHSGSDSPTLDNSRRLPIFSRLSISDD, from the exons ATGACCACCACCCTCGTGTCTGCCACCATCTTCGACTTGAGTGAAGTTTTATGCAAG ggTAACAAGATGCTTAACTACAGTACTCCCAGTGCAGGGGGCTGCCTGCTGGACAGGAAGGCAGTGGGCACCCCTGCCGGTGGGGGCTTCCCCCGGAGGCACTCGGTCACCCTGCCCAGCTCCAAGTTCCACCAGAACCAGCTCCTCAGCAGCCTCAAGGGCGAGCCGGCCCCAGCTCTGAGCTCTCGGGACAGCCGCTTCCGAGACCGCTCTTTCTCAGAAGGGGGCGAGCGGCTGCTGCCCACCCAGAAGCAGCCAGGGAGCGGCCAGGTCAACTCCAGCCGCTACAAGACGGAGCTGTGCCGCCCCTTTGAGGAGAACGGCGCCTGTAAGTACGGGGACAAGTGCCAGTTCGCGCATGGCATCCACGAGCTCCGAAGCCTGACCCGTCACCCCAAGTACAAGACGGAGCTGTGCCGCACCTTCCACACCATCGGCTTTTGCCCGTATGGGCCCCGCTGCCACTTCATCCACAACGCTGAGGAGCGCCGCGCCCTGGCCGGGGCCCGGGACCTCTCCGCTGACCGTCCCCGCCTCCAGCATAGCTTTAGCTTTGCTGGGTTTCCCAGTGCCGCTGCCACCGCCGCTGCCACAGGGCTGCTGGACAGCCCCACGTccatcaccccaccccccatcctgaGCGCCGATGACCTCCTGGGCTCACCCACCCTGCCAGATGGCACCAATAATCCCTTCGCCTTCTCCAGCCAGGAGCTGGCGAACCTCTTTGCCCCTAGCATGGGGCTGCCCGGGGGTGGCTCCCCGACCACCTTCCTCTTCCGGCCCATGTCCGAGTCCCCTCACATGTTTGACTCTCCCCCCAGCCCTCAGGATTCTCTCTCGGACCAGGAGGGCTATCTGAGCAGCTCCAGCAGCAGCCACAGTGGCTCAGATTCCCCCACCTTGGACAACTCAAGACGCCTGCCCATTTTCAGCAGACTTTCCATCTCAGATGACTAA